A genome region from Anolis carolinensis isolate JA03-04 chromosome 6, rAnoCar3.1.pri, whole genome shotgun sequence includes the following:
- the LOC134292538 gene encoding uncharacterized protein LOC134292538 produces the protein MGYGSMHLQENVFSMGCGNMHPQMPVFWMAYGSMHLQENVFWMGYGSMHLQENVFWMGYGSMHLQENVFSMGCGNMHPQMPVFWMAYGSMHLQENVFWMGYGSMHLQENVFWMGYGSMHLQENVFWMGYGSMHLQENVFWMAYGSMHLQENVFWMGYGSMHLQENVFWMGYGSMHLQENVFWMAYGNMHLQENVFSMGYGNMHLQENVFWMAYGSMHLQENVFWMAYGSMHLQENVFWMAYGNMHLQENVFSMGCGNMHPQMPVFWMAYGSMHLQENVFWMGYGSMHLQENVFWMAYGSMHLQENVFWMAYGSMHLQENVFWMAYGSMHLQENVFSMGYGSMHLQENVFSMGYGSMHLQENIFSMGYGSMHLQENVFSMGCGNMHPQMPMFWMTYGSMHLQENVFWMAYGNMHLQMPVFWMACDSMHPQIAMFPQAMAVCI, from the coding sequence ATGGGCTATGGCAGCATGCATCTGCAAGAGAACGTTTTTTCAATGGGCTGTGGCAACATGCATCCACAAATGCCCGTGTTTTGGATGGCCTATGGCAGCATGCATCTGCAAGAGAACGTTTTTTGGATGGGCTATGGCAGCATGCATCTGCAAGAGAACGTTTTTTGGATGGGCTATGGCAGCATGCATCTGCAAGAGAACGTTTTTTCAATGGGCTGTGGCAACATGCATCCACAAATGCCCGTGTTTTGGATGGCCTATGGCAGCATGCATCTGCAAGAGAACGTTTTTTGGATGGGCTATGGCAGCATGCATCTGCAAGAGAACGTTTTTTGGATGGGCTATGGCAGCATGCATCTGCAAGAGAACGTTTTTTGGATGGGCTATGGCAGCATGCATCTGCAAGAGAACGTTTTTTGGATGGCCTATGGCAGCATGCATCTGCAAGAGAACGTTTTTTGGATGGGCTATGGCAGCATGCATCTGCAAGAGAACGTTTTTTGGATGGGTTATGGCAGCATGCATCTGCAAGAGAACGTTTTTTGGATGGCCTATGGCAACATGCATCTGCAAGAGAACGTTTTTTCAATGGGCTATGGCAACATGCATCTGCAAGAGAACGTTTTTTGGATGGCCTATGGCAGCATGCATCTGCAAGAGAACGTTTTTTGGATGGCCTATGGCAGCATGCATCTGCAAGAGAACGTTTTTTGGATGGCCTATGGCAACATGCATCTGCAAGAGAACGTTTTTTCAATGGGCTGTGGCAACATGCATCCACAAATGCCCGTGTTTTGGATGGCCTATGGCAGCATGCATCTGCAAGAGAACGTTTTTTGGATGGGCTATGGCAGCATGCATCTGCAAGAGAACGTTTTTTGGATGGCCTATGGCAGCATGCATCTGCAAGAGAACGTTTTTTGGATGGCCTATGGCAGCATGCATCTGCAAGAGAACGTTTTTTGGATGGCCTATGGCAGCATGCATCTGCAAGAGAACGTTTTTTCAATGGGCTATGGCAGCATGCATCTGCAAGAGAACGTTTTTTCAATGGGCTATGGCAGCATGCATCTGCAAGAGAACATTTTTTCAATGGGCTATGGCAGCATGCATCTGCAAGAGAACGTTTTTTCAATGGGCTGTGGCAACATGCATCCACAAATGCCCATGTTTTGGATGACCTATGGCAGCATGCATCTGCAAGAGAACGTTTTTTGGATGGCCTATGGCAACATGCATCTGCAAATGCCTGTGTTTTGGATGGCCTGTGACAGCATGCATCCACAAATAGCCATGTTTCCACAGGCTATGGCAGTATGTATCTGA